The nucleotide sequence AGCAAGAAAAGTTAGTAATTATAATAAAAAAATGGCTGCAAAATATGTTAACGAAGAGGAGTTTTGCTTCTCAAAAACAAAAATATATAAACGTAATCCCTTCGTATCTGAATATGTTAAACGACTTGCAAAAGGTATTTGTCAACTTTGCCAAGAAAAAGGGCCATTTATAAAAGAAGGTGTACCTTATTTACATTGTCATCATATAGAATATTTGTCGCAAGGTGGAAAAGATGTGATTGAAAACTGTATCGCGTTATGTCCCAATTGTCATGCTAGAATTCATGAACTTGAGTTACCTGACGATAAAGAAAAATTGCTGAAGATCGTTGAAAAAAGAGAAAATAGCTTTTCTAAAATACCGTAATTTATTTTTATAGGACAAATAAGCTAATGTGAGCTATGCCTTCTATATAAGACTAAGTTCTATTATAAGTAACGAAGTAATTCTCGTTCCTTCCTGTAGTAATATTTTTTAAATAACCTATAGGCTTCTTCAAAAGTACATCCTCCAGTAAATTCTAAGTACTGGAGGATTCTTTTTCTAGTGTTGCTTTACTCATGAAAAAGTAGTTGGCTACTTCATCAAAATTTCTGAACTTTTTTAATGTATAATAAAGAGCTCGATCATTTACTACAAGGATGCTAGCTCCTACATTTTCACAGTTTTTTAGCAAGTAAATTTTTCTAAAATCACATCAGGAAATGCATGAGATTCTTTAAGAGAGGCAATTATAGGGCTATGATTACGGTTCGTGTAAGTGACGCCAAAAAAGAATGGCTTTCTTATATAGCTGAATTTTATGGGATTACTTTATCTGAACTTCTAAAAAACTATTCGATGGAACAACTAGAAGATGAATACAATCGTCAAACGGCTGAAATTGCCCATAAACATTGGATAAGAAGTGGGAAAACAACAGTATTCATGGAAGAATCCTTAATGAATTTGGTGGGCTGGAATGACCTGCCGTTTAAAATTCACGCCCGAAATTCAGAAGCAGCTCTGATTGGCAAATACGTGTATTGGTAGAGATAGAAGATAATCAATTCGTTGTTATCGCTATTCAAGTAGGGCACCGAAGAAATGTCTATGATTAAGAGACTGTTTATTTTTACAAAAAAATAATAATTGGAATCTAGTTAAAACTCTTGAAGTGAGAGATTTGACTAGATTTTTTTATGAATAAAATAAGGACAAAATTGTTTAGGAAGAATCATGAGTGTAAAAAAATCATCCAAGAAGTCGATTCTTGGATTTTTTAGTGGATTTGTTCGCCAAATACGTTTAGTATGCGTATATGAGAGGTTGTAAGCAAAGCGTTGTGGTCTGAGCACTTAAGGAGGAATCTGTGAAAATAGCTTTTCATATTTTTGCAGATTTTGACTTAATGCCGAAGGTCAGCTTTGCGATTACCGTTTATCGAGAGGCTGTAAAAGCACCGTGTAGCTCCGATGACAATAAGCAAGCATTTTTAGAGCTAGGTTTCCTTGATTCTAAATATGCGGCTTATTTCAATGAGTTGGTGCTTGAACGCGATTTTAAGAAGGTCGAAAACAGGCACGACTTTTCGACGTAAGGAGAAAGAATTTCAATGATAGAAACAATAAATCCCGCAGAAAACAAGGTTTCTGCGTACATTCATATCCCATTTTGCGAGCATATCTGCTATTACTGTGACTTTAATAAAGTTTTTTTAGAAGGGCAGCCAGTAGATGAGTATGTGGAAATGCTGCTGAATGAAATGAGATTAATGCTGGAAAGTCATCCTACAGCGAATTTGGAAACACTTTATGTAGGAGGCGGAACACCAACTTCTTTATCTGCTAAACAACTTGATCGA is from Enterococcus faecium and encodes:
- a CDS encoding HNH endonuclease, with the protein product MQLIEDKDIYNQEENQTRHIRNLSDAKLEEEARKVSNYNKKMAAKYVNEEEFCFSKTKIYKRNPFVSEYVKRLAKGICQLCQEKGPFIKEGVPYLHCHHIEYLSQGGKDVIENCIALCPNCHARIHELELPDDKEKLLKIVEKRENSFSKIP
- the relB gene encoding type II toxin-antitoxin system RelB family antitoxin; this encodes MRFFKRGNYRAMITVRVSDAKKEWLSYIAEFYGITLSELLKNYSMEQLEDEYNRQTAEIAHKHWIRSGKTTVFMEESLMNLVGWNDLPFKIHARNSEAALIGKYVYW
- a CDS encoding adenosine deaminase, whose protein sequence is MKIAFHIFADFDLMPKVSFAITVYREAVKAPCSSDDNKQAFLELGFLDSKYAAYFNELVLERDFKKVENRHDFST